CGCACGCCCGGTGAGCAGATGATATAGAATCGCGCCGAGCGAATAGACATCACTCGCCGGGCCGACGCCGATATGCTTTGGGTCGGCCTGCTCGGGCGGCATGTAGCTCGGCGAACCCAAGACCTGGCCTGTCGAAGTCAGTTCGGAATCGCCTTGCAGCCGTTTTGCCAGGCCGAAGTCCGTAATGCGCGGCTGGTCGAGCGGGTCAATCAGGACGTTGGACGGTTTGAGGTCGCGGTGCAGAATGCCGCGCTGATGCGCGTACTGCACGGCTCCGGCGATGATCTTGATGTAGCCCGCGGCGCGCCTGGCCGGCAACGGATTGTCGCGCACCAGTTCTGCCAAGCTCTTGCCATCCACATAATCCATCGAAAAATAATGCTGGCCTTCGTGCTCTCCGACTTCGTGAATGGCGATGATGTTCGGGTGCTGCAAGCTGGCCACCGCCTGCGCCTCGGTTTCAAACCGCTGCACGAATTCGTCACTCGCAAACTTCCCGAACAACAGCACCTTCATCGCAACAATGCGGTTGAGGCTCACCTGCCGCACGCGATAGACAATACCCATTCCGCCCCGCGCGATTTCCTCCAACAATTCATAATCGCCAAACTGGCGACGGCGTTCACTTTCGGCGTTCGCGGTTCGGGGTTCGATCTTAGCAGCCGCAGGTGGCACCAGGCTGATCCCCATGCTGACCAGACAGCGGGGGCAAAGTCCTTGCGGCGCGTTGGCGGGAAGCTCCGCTCCGCATTCCTCGCATGTGCGTTCTGCGGGCATGATCGGTTGGTCGGTGTTCTTGCTGCATTCAGACATAACGGAGCCGAAAAGCAAAGGCCAACCAGCGTGGTTGCGCCAGACTGCGATTCTGTTCGACCGAAGTCGCCGATTTAGCGGCTTCGAAGTTTCGTTCAGACGAACGTATTCCACTCTTTTTCAGACCGGAAGTTGGCGCAAGGTAACGGATAAACGAAACGATCTGGTGAGGTGTCAACGTGTCATTGCCTGGTACGAACCAAGTCAACTTTGATCTCATCACTGCCCACAGGGACAACCTTCAGGCCGTGCCAACTCAGCAAAGTTTCGAGCGCGTAGGCACACTCCTCCTGGCTGAGCGCAGTTTGGGTCGTGAAGTTCACGGGGTCATTTGATGATGGAAGTTGCCGTGTTCGATCCAGCCGGCGACCGGTCAAATCCGCATAAAGCTTCACCATCCGGCTCAATTCCGTGTTGGGAAGGTTTATGAATACGCCTCCGGGGAACAATCCTGGCCGGCTGTTGTCGCGAGCCAGCGATCTGATTTCCGAGAAGCGCGGCTTCACGGCTGCGACCTCAGAAGTCGGCACAACGAGTAGAAACTTTTCTCCATCCTCAATTGTTGTGATTCCTTTGACCGCGAGCGCTTTATTGAGTCTGTGAGCCGCGGTTTCCGGGCTGGGCGCGAGGAAATCCAGGTCGAAAAGCGCGGCGGGAAGACGTGGGGAACGTATGAGAGTCTGTCCGCTAAACTGTGAATACAAGAACAAGACGAGATCCGTATTGGCTCCGTTCAGTGCAATCCCCTGAGGGGTGTCAGCAAGTGCGTCGCCGAGGCGGGCCAGGAATCCGGATATGCCCTTGGCCTTGGGGTGGCTGGCTGCCCAACCATCCAAGGTCAGGGTGACAATGGGATTTGTTCCGCCCACATTCAGTTTCACTGCGCCCTTCTTCGGCCTAATCTTGATCAAGCTGACGCCCTCATGGCTCTCCTTTTCCCGCAGCATGAAATACCGGCCAGGGGAGCGCCCGCTTTCCAAGACGGCATAGCCACACCAATCCAGGTTGATGATTCCGACAAGTCGTGGACCAACTGATTGGTCGTCGTCCGATCTCTTGTTCGGTAGCGGCAGCGGCAAAGGTCTGAACGCCCTCACCAGCGGGACGAGTGACTCGACCTCTGCGCGGGTGAGTTTCTCCTTGAAGGGTGGCATTTTGAACGTGTTCGTCTTGTTGTGGGTGCCTTCGAGGATTTGCTCGATAATTTTGTCATCCTCCAACTTGCATTCGCTGAGGTCTTGGACATGGCGCTGCCTGGCTACTGGCGTTTGCGCTCTGCCGTCCTTGCTGTGGCAGGGCGCGCAGTTTTTGTTGAACATTTCTTTCGCCCCGCCGGAAAAGGCCGTCTGCCGGGAGGGCACCACCATGATGTTCCACTGCGCAGCGGGGGCAGCATCACTGGCATGCAGCGACCGGCCCGTGACCACCGCCATGATGATCAACAAGGCAGCGATCCTCACACCGCTCAAGTGTTGGCAGATGCTGCTTATTCGTTCGAAGTTTCGAGCCCGAAAAGCGACCCGGTAGGCTCCCACTTCTTTCGCGTGTTTCATTGCTAAACCTTTCTTCTGCCGTCCAGTGAGGACGGTCCGTCTGTTCCAGACCGGAAATAGGCGAAAGGTAACGAGGAATCTGGGAATATCCGTTCCGGGTCTGCGCAGTAGGGAAAGATTTTATCCTGTCATCAATGCTTGAGCCGATAGAAGCGGCTGCCGTTGGTTGATGCGATCACCATTTCATTCCTCAGACTGGCCAGGTTGAGCGTTGGCGTGTTCGTCACGTCCGTCCAGTCGGTCGTGGTGATATCGGCATTCTCTTGCAGTACGAAAGCCGTTGCGGGCACGATCCAAGAGAGGACAAGGTCGCTGCCTGAAGGTGTGATGTGCAACTCCGGCGTTGGTGTGGACTGCGAGATCCAGATGCCACCGCCATTGATCAAAGCGATTAGTTTGCTTCCATCCGCCGAAGAGGCGACCGAACTCCAATTTGTAACGGGCGCGTTGTTCGAGCTCCAGTTGCCTCCCGCATCCACTGAGGTGAAGATGACGCCTCCACCCACAGCCACCAAGTGGCTGCCATCAGCGGAGGAGGCGACGAATGACCACGCTGTGCCAGGCGCGCTGGTCACGTTCCAAGTGACGCCCGAATTGGTCGAGGTGGATATCAGCCCAGGCGAGTTGCCGTAGAGACTGCGCACTGACGCGGCGGCCATTCTCCTTCCATCGGCCGAGGAGGCGATGGAACTCCATCGCGTGGCGTACGTGTCGGTGTTGGTCCAGGTCGCCCCGGAGTTCGTTGAGACGTAGATAGGGATGTCGGCAAAAGGCCCAGCGCCCGCCACGGCCAAGGTGGTTCCCTCCGCCGAAGAGGCCACGGACAACCAACCGCCAAAGGGCACGCCGCTTGGCAACCAGGTGCCGCCCAAATCCGGCGACATTAAAATCTGGCCCTGGCTTGCAGCGATCAAATGGATGCCATCGGCTGACGAAGCGACAGCGACCGCATTCGACGCTGTGGTTGGAGTCCAGTTTGCGCCGGAATCCGACGAGACGTAAATCGGTCCGCTCCCGGTCGCCGCCACCAGCTTCGATCCGTCCGCAGACGAGGCGACCGCAGTCCAATTGGTAACGGGCGCGCTGGACGGCGTCCAAGTCGCGCCCGAGTTCGTGGAGGTGTGAATCGAGCCGCCTGGGACGCCACCGACAACGGCGACGAGTTTGGTTCCGTCTGCGGAACTGGCGACTGAAGTCCAGTTCGTAATGGGGGCGCTGGTCTGCGTCCAGGTTTGGGCGAAGGCGAGATTAACCACGGGCAGCAAACTGCCCAGGGCGGCCAAACCGAGCAGGCGGTAATCAAGTTTCATTCCGACGAACGAGGCGCGAAGTATTTTCATAACGTTCGATGCCAGAAGCACCGAACGGCAAGACCGCACGTCGGACGATGCGAGAGGGTGGTTCGACGCTGAGCAACTTTGGCCGCGATGTCAACGGCGAACAAACAATCCCCGATCAGTGATCCCACGATAAGAAAGTTCTTCATACGAGCTCGTTCAGACGAACGCCTTCCACTCTTTTCCAGACCGAAAACCGGCGGCGAGTAACACGAAAGCTGAAGCTATTTTGCGGCGAGGCAGAGAACCGAGCGTGGAAAAACGGGTCCACGTAGCACACGGCGAAAAGTCGGGACGAACGCGGGTGGCAACTTTTTTAAGCGACTGCTCGTACAATGTGACACGGAGATTTCGTTACATCCCGATGCTCTTGCGCGATGCCGAGGTGGGTAGGGCGCGTCACTCCGTGCGCGCCGTTCGGAGGACCGGTTCCAGTTTGCGGCGCGCACGGAGTGACGCGCCCTACCAACCTGCGCGGTTCATGGCCGCGCTGCCCGGAGAGCCACCGTGGGATTTTCCTTACGTCGGTTGCTACAAGGATGGGGTTGCGGTCTTCACTCCGATTCGCGCTTCGCGCCTTTGCTCAAGAAAGTGGGGTGGAAATGCCGGTTTGGAGAGAGCGAAAAACCTTTGGTTGGCAAAAGGATTTAAGCGCCATGAACTGCCGTCCTCGCTCGAGAGGACTCTGCATGTCGGGAAATGTGCTCCTGCCACTTTGCTCTCGTCCTCGTTGCACAAAAGATCCCGGTGCGAAGCAAGTCGCATCGGGATTTGCGTGAAACGACCGGCTAAACTGGATGAATCAGAGTTAAGCCAAGCCAGGCAGCCGTCGAATTGGAGCCGGGCGTGTGGTTTGGTGTCACTTTTTCTGCTCGGCCCCTTTGAATTGCAGGACCAGAGGTCAGTTTCCCGGGCCCTTGAACCTGATCACCACGGTGGAGCTCGAATAGACCGTTTTCCACTTGGATGACACGGGGCCAAGGTTGTCTTCGCCGTGAATCTCGGGATTACTGTAATAGACGCCCGGGAAGGCGCTATTAAACCCGACTTGGAGATCCCCTCCAAACAATGGACCGGAGTAGTCGTGCTGCACCCAAACAATGTCCAGCGCATCGAGAAATGCGCCCGCAGCCGCCAAGCTCGGGTCCACGAAGCGCCCGCCCCAGTCCAGAATGGAGCCGTACGTGTCCACGCCAAAAAGCGTGATGAGCGCGCCATCCTCGACGGCTGGGTTGTTGACCAGCGGTCCGGTGTTGATGTCATACCCATTCGGCGCGCCTTCCACTTTAACTTCGGGAGGTCCTACCGCCCGGTCGTTGATGCTGACGACAATCCGACCTTCCTCGTCCTCTAATTCGTCGAACCGAATGGTCCCGGAGCTGGTGAACGCAATGTTCCCCTGACCGTCACCCTGCCCGGAGGTTTGGAGCGTCCCGGTCGCACCTTGAAGTCCGCCCGTGCCGCCAGCGATTTTCTGGGTCACTTGAAAACCGCTTGGGCCGTCAACTCCAGTGAAGGTGGTGTAGAGCCTGTCGCCATTCTGAGTGGTGACGAGCTTGGTCCCGCTGAGGGGGGTCAACCAAGAACTGGAACCAGGGTCAAAGTAGGAATTACCGCTGTGGACATAAATCACTGTCCAAGCCGCACCCCCAGGGTCGGTAGTCCCAGTGCCATAAAACTCCTGCTCCGAAGTCCCGTCACCATTGTCGTTGTACATGAAGACCTGCGCCTGGAAGTCCTCCCGAAAACTAACCCGGTCTTCGGCCGCAGCCCGAGGGACTGCTCCCGCCAGCGTGGCGATGCCGACGAGCGAGAGCAAGAGCAGCCGTGATGTTGCCCTCCCAAGAGCGCCGAGGTGGGGGTGGTTCTTCAGGCGCGTTCGGCTGCTGATTTGTGTCTGTGCATTGGCCGCCTCACCGCCCGATTGGCGGCTGCAGGCGGCTGATGTTGCGATGCGTTCTTCGTTCATAACTTTTACCTTTCACTTTGTTTGTTGTGGTTGTTTTGTTTCCAAGCCCGGATTCCATTTCCGTCTCCGGACTTAAATTTGTGCTTTAAAAACGGATTGGTGGGATCGCTGCGGCGAGCCATTGATTTGTTTTCATTTCTTTCCCCGAGATCTCAGGGCTGCACCGAGCGGTAGAAGCCCTGGCCGGGCGGCGGGAACAGGTCCCAGAATTCGAGCAGGCCGGAGGCAGGCGCCGTCTGCGAGCCGCTGGCCGACCAGGGACCGCTCACGCCGGGGGCGCGCTGCAACCGGTAGGCGGAGCCAGGGACGCCGCTGAAGCGGATGAAGTAGCCGCCGTCGCCGTCCCCTTCGATGGCCAGGACCGGGGGATTCACGATTGCCCTGGCCACATAAGCCGAAAACTTCCCGCCCGCTATCGTGAAATGTCCCCCCGCATACAGGTCGCTGCCCGACACCGCCAGCGCCCGCACACCGCCGTTCATCCCAGAACCCACGGGCGACCAACTGCTCCCATTCCATTTGGCGATGTAATTGGCTAGGCCGCCGCCGGCCATCGTGAAATCGCCTCCCGCATACAGGTCGCTGCCCGACACCGCCAGCGCAGACACATAAGTATAAGGCGACGGGTTACCACCCATCCCCGAACCGAGCGCCGACCAACTGCCCCCGTCCCATTTGGCAATGTAATTGGCTGCGCTGCCCCCCGCGTTCGTGAAATAGCCCCCCGCATACAGGTCGCTGCCCGACACCGCCAGCGCAAGCACATAGCTGTTCATCCCCGAACCCAAAGCCAACCAACTGCTCCCGTTCCATTTGGCAATGTTGGTCGCTGCACTGCCGCCCGCGTTCGTGAAGTAGCCCCCAGCGTACACGTCGCTGCCCGACACCGCCAGCGCATACACCCAGCTGTCCATCCCTGAACCCAGCGCCGACCAACTGCTCCCGTTCCATTTGGCAACGTAATTGGCCGCGTTGCCCCCCGCATTCGTGAACCCGCCTCCCGCATACAGGTCGCTGCCCGACACCGCCAGGGCACGCACCTCGCCGTTCATCCCCGAACCTAGGTTCGTCCAACTGCTCCCGTTC
This DNA window, taken from Verrucomicrobiota bacterium, encodes the following:
- a CDS encoding WD40 repeat domain-containing protein, with the translated sequence MRWQRRAATCMRGGAFTTAGGSPVNYIAKWDGSSWSALGSGMGGGDPFFPPYVLKLAVSGSDVYAGGDFTTAGGSAANHIARWNGNSWSALGSGISGYVHALAVSGSNVYAGSFSGTIAKWDGSNWTALGSGLGLSGNSYGYPSVSALAVSGSNVYAGGEFNIAGGSAANNIAKWNGSGWSALGSGMNSSVSALAVSGGALYAGGGFTTAGGSPANRIARWNGSSWTALGSGMGGPPGGASYVSALAVSGSDLYAGGYFTTAGGSAANYIAKWNGSSWTNLGSGMNGEVRALAVSGSDLYAGGGFTNAGGNAANYVAKWNGSSWSALGSGMDSWVYALAVSGSDVYAGGYFTNAGGSAATNIAKWNGSSWLALGSGMNSYVLALAVSGSDLYAGGYFTNAGGSAANYIAKWDGGSWSALGSGMGGNPSPYTYVSALAVSGSDLYAGGDFTMAGGGLANYIAKWNGSSWSPVGSGMNGGVRALAVSGSDLYAGGHFTIAGGKFSAYVARAIVNPPVLAIEGDGDGGYFIRFSGVPGSAYRLQRAPGVSGPWSASGSQTAPASGLLEFWDLFPPPGQGFYRSVQP
- a CDS encoding c-type cytochrome, encoding MKHAKEVGAYRVAFRARNFERISSICQHLSGVRIAALLIIMAVVTGRSLHASDAAPAAQWNIMVVPSRQTAFSGGAKEMFNKNCAPCHSKDGRAQTPVARQRHVQDLSECKLEDDKIIEQILEGTHNKTNTFKMPPFKEKLTRAEVESLVPLVRAFRPLPLPLPNKRSDDDQSVGPRLVGIINLDWCGYAVLESGRSPGRYFMLREKESHEGVSLIKIRPKKGAVKLNVGGTNPIVTLTLDGWAASHPKAKGISGFLARLGDALADTPQGIALNGANTDLVLFLYSQFSGQTLIRSPRLPAALFDLDFLAPSPETAAHRLNKALAVKGITTIEDGEKFLLVVPTSEVAAVKPRFSEIRSLARDNSRPGLFPGGVFINLPNTELSRMVKLYADLTGRRLDRTRQLPSSNDPVNFTTQTALSQEECAYALETLLSWHGLKVVPVGSDEIKVDLVRTRQ